The following proteins are co-located in the Polystyrenella longa genome:
- a CDS encoding restriction endonuclease subunit S, which produces MKTWKHTTIGPHIDLLSGYAFKSNKYSSNENDVMLLRGDNIVQGQLRWDGVKRWSVLEVDGLSRYELKEGDIVLAMDRTWVKAGLKCARLTAEDLPCLLVQRVARMRGSDDLEIEFLYHTLLTHRFTEYVKGVQTETAIPHISTRQIREFPIHLPPLPEQQKIAAILSTWDRAIELTEKLIAAKQKRKQALMQQLLTGKVRLPDFDEEWSLRKAGDLFNARSMKKHPNEPVLSVTQDQGVVRRDELDRKISMDETTTGTYKLVEPEDFVISLRSFQGGLEMSRLRGIVSPAYHVIRPKVKLDSEYFRHFFKSAEFIGRLAVAIIGIRDGKQIAFDDFSFLNFRFPPVEEQSEIGRVLTLAENEIELLQKKLASLQSQKRGLMQQLLTGKVRVNVDQETEAG; this is translated from the coding sequence GTGAAAACATGGAAGCACACAACAATCGGTCCGCATATAGATCTTCTTTCGGGGTATGCCTTCAAAAGCAATAAGTATTCTTCCAACGAAAACGATGTGATGCTACTGAGGGGGGACAATATAGTCCAAGGTCAACTCCGCTGGGATGGCGTCAAAAGGTGGTCTGTATTGGAAGTTGACGGCTTGTCCCGCTACGAGCTGAAAGAAGGTGATATAGTACTGGCAATGGATCGTACATGGGTTAAAGCCGGGCTTAAGTGTGCTAGGCTAACTGCCGAAGATTTGCCTTGCCTGCTAGTCCAACGAGTCGCAAGGATGCGAGGTTCGGATGACCTCGAAATCGAATTTCTCTATCACACCCTTTTGACTCATCGATTCACAGAATATGTCAAAGGTGTTCAAACAGAAACAGCTATTCCACATATTAGCACTCGGCAAATTCGAGAGTTTCCGATCCATCTCCCTCCCCTTCCCGAACAGCAGAAGATTGCCGCCATTCTTTCGACGTGGGATCGGGCGATTGAATTGACCGAGAAACTGATCGCCGCCAAGCAGAAACGCAAACAAGCCCTCATGCAGCAGCTTTTGACCGGTAAGGTGCGATTGCCCGACTTTGATGAGGAGTGGAGCCTGCGCAAAGCTGGCGATCTCTTTAACGCTCGTTCGATGAAGAAGCACCCCAATGAGCCAGTGCTTTCAGTGACGCAAGATCAAGGTGTAGTTCGTCGAGATGAGCTTGATCGCAAGATCAGCATGGACGAGACCACCACAGGAACCTACAAGCTGGTCGAACCGGAAGACTTTGTAATCAGCCTAAGGTCATTTCAGGGTGGGCTAGAAATGTCTCGCCTCCGGGGGATCGTGAGCCCGGCATATCATGTCATTCGACCAAAAGTAAAGCTCGACTCGGAGTACTTCAGGCATTTCTTTAAGTCGGCAGAATTTATCGGACGGCTTGCCGTTGCCATCATCGGAATTCGTGACGGTAAGCAAATTGCTTTTGACGATTTCTCGTTTTTGAATTTTCGATTTCCTCCCGTTGAGGAACAGTCAGAGATTGGTCGTGTGCTGACTCTGGCTGAAAACGAAATCGAACTGTTGCAAAAGAAGCTGGCTTCGCTTCAGTCCCAAAAACGTGGACTGATGCAGCAGCTTCTCACCGGCAAAGTCCGGGTCAACGTGGACCAAGAGACGGAGGCGGGTTGA